A portion of the Sphaerochaeta pleomorpha str. Grapes genome contains these proteins:
- a CDS encoding PPC domain-containing DNA-binding protein — MENLFQLVVPAGADIMGCILDFLADHKLTSVYIIGAIGSAKNIRVAAPVENDLPLRCVEIPFHSSCEIVGFTGEVMEWGCVDTELAAMYPDKDSPLFVHIHVAAASAGGHVFGGGFRGGKAFRSLRIFMLSV, encoded by the coding sequence ATGGAGAACTTGTTTCAATTGGTTGTTCCTGCCGGGGCTGATATTATGGGTTGCATTCTCGATTTCCTTGCAGATCATAAATTGACGTCGGTATATATCATCGGAGCCATTGGCTCGGCAAAGAATATCAGGGTTGCAGCTCCTGTGGAAAATGATCTGCCGCTTCGTTGTGTGGAGATCCCGTTTCATTCTTCTTGCGAGATTGTTGGGTTTACGGGAGAAGTCATGGAATGGGGGTGTGTCGATACTGAATTGGCGGCAATGTACCCAGACAAGGATAGTCCGTTGTTTGTGCATATTCATGTTGCCGCAGCCTCTGCAGGGGGTCATGTTTTCGGTGGAGGATTCCGGGGGGGTAAGGCCTTTCGTTCCCTCAGGATATTTATGCTTTCTGTGTAA
- a CDS encoding FAD-dependent oxidoreductase — MAKPRRMVVIGGTAAGLSAASKAKRLDQDLQITVFEKSGYISYGACGLPYFVGGLIEKPEQLVSFSVEEMQDKRGISVHIHHEVLSIDRENKQVTVQNMKTGAMLVAPYEILVIATGAVPVRPAIEGIDIPRVVFLRTVEDGILLKGYVHDTQRAVLVGGGFIGLELAEELTQAGVHVTLFEAMDRLLPFLPQSFSRKVQETLDAHGVTVHLNAKIARILSSNGVAGAVESVDGTQVKADLVVLSVGVHPATALARAAGLELGIKDSIVVDDHMQTSDSAIWACGDCAQMRHIITGKPVHIPLGTTANKMGKVAGSVIGGEKDSFAGVLGSMVTKVFDLYIAATGLSLNEAKTAGYDAMESVITKNDKASYYPGGEPNTLNIVFDGTSGRLLGAQGYGSESIAGRINVLVACITAGMTVSQVNDLDLVYAPPVAPVYDPILIAASQALKHVGRS, encoded by the coding sequence ATGGCAAAACCACGACGTATGGTAGTAATCGGGGGCACTGCAGCCGGTTTGAGTGCAGCTTCCAAGGCAAAGCGTCTTGATCAAGACTTGCAAATAACGGTGTTCGAGAAATCCGGGTACATCAGTTATGGTGCCTGTGGTCTTCCTTATTTTGTTGGTGGCCTGATTGAGAAACCCGAACAACTTGTATCTTTTTCCGTTGAAGAAATGCAAGACAAGCGGGGGATTTCTGTCCATATCCACCATGAAGTGTTGTCAATAGACCGGGAGAATAAGCAGGTAACTGTACAGAATATGAAAACAGGTGCAATGTTGGTTGCACCTTATGAAATATTGGTAATCGCAACCGGTGCAGTTCCTGTGAGGCCTGCTATAGAAGGGATAGATATCCCTAGGGTTGTTTTTCTTCGGACAGTCGAAGATGGCATTTTGCTCAAAGGGTATGTGCACGATACCCAAAGAGCAGTTTTGGTGGGGGGTGGCTTCATCGGTTTGGAACTAGCGGAAGAATTGACCCAGGCTGGTGTGCATGTAACGCTCTTTGAAGCTATGGACAGGTTGCTTCCTTTCCTTCCTCAATCATTTTCCAGGAAGGTACAGGAGACTTTGGATGCCCATGGGGTTACTGTCCATCTTAATGCAAAGATTGCACGAATTCTGAGTAGTAACGGAGTGGCTGGGGCTGTAGAGTCTGTTGATGGTACTCAAGTCAAGGCCGATCTCGTTGTCTTGTCCGTCGGCGTTCACCCTGCGACTGCCCTTGCAAGGGCCGCAGGATTGGAACTGGGAATCAAAGACAGTATTGTCGTTGATGACCATATGCAGACTAGCGACAGTGCTATATGGGCTTGTGGGGATTGTGCCCAGATGAGACATATCATAACTGGGAAACCTGTCCATATACCCCTTGGGACTACTGCAAACAAGATGGGGAAGGTTGCCGGAAGTGTTATTGGTGGCGAAAAGGATTCCTTTGCTGGGGTGCTTGGTTCTATGGTTACGAAAGTTTTCGATCTGTATATTGCGGCAACGGGGCTTTCCCTCAACGAGGCGAAAACTGCAGGGTATGATGCAATGGAGTCAGTCATTACCAAGAATGACAAGGCTTCCTATTATCCAGGCGGGGAGCCTAACACCCTTAATATAGTATTCGATGGGACAAGCGGCAGATTGCTTGGGGCCCAAGGGTATGGCAGTGAATCGATTGCAGGAAGGATCAATGTCCTGGTTGCCTGCATTACCGCCGGTATGACGGTATCGCAGGTCAACGATTTGGATTTGGTGTATGCCCCACCGGTAGCTCCTGTCTATGATCCTATCCTTATTGCTGCCAGCCAAGCGCTAAAACATGTAGGGAGGTCCTAG
- a CDS encoding dihydrodipicolinate synthase family protein translates to MICLSGSFVAMPTPFTADNAIDYDGFSTLIDRQIKYGTSQLFVLGSAGEVTLLSLEEKKKIVHEVIQMTQGRIPVFFSAASFTTEQSIEFAQYCEKEGADGVVFTVPPYVLIPQTAVFAHFDACMGSIGIPCGIYNNPSRLGVLVTPETIKKLSDRHPHFVVDKEAMPSVEQLVQVQRLCAGKIKIMCCDYPKYSIVLPTLAVGGTGTANIGGNIIPEEVAFYSRPWTDMEIIESSRKEYFKWFPLLQQLYTFSNPIVIKSALEILGLPGGHLRKPYQEYSGHHRDELEQMLGEMGVIDKYGVKRY, encoded by the coding sequence ATGATATGTTTATCAGGTTCATTTGTTGCAATGCCAACCCCCTTTACGGCAGACAATGCCATTGATTATGATGGTTTTTCTACATTGATCGATCGACAGATTAAATATGGGACTTCCCAGTTGTTTGTATTGGGATCTGCAGGGGAAGTCACGCTTCTGAGTCTTGAGGAAAAGAAGAAAATTGTTCATGAAGTGATACAGATGACCCAGGGAAGGATTCCCGTATTCTTTAGTGCCGCTTCTTTCACTACTGAGCAAAGCATTGAATTTGCACAGTATTGTGAAAAGGAAGGTGCCGATGGAGTCGTTTTCACTGTTCCTCCGTATGTGTTGATCCCTCAGACTGCGGTGTTTGCCCATTTCGATGCCTGCATGGGGTCGATTGGCATTCCTTGCGGGATTTATAATAACCCCTCCCGTCTGGGTGTCTTGGTTACCCCTGAGACCATTAAGAAATTGTCTGATCGACATCCCCATTTTGTGGTGGACAAGGAAGCAATGCCTTCTGTTGAACAGCTGGTACAGGTCCAGAGGTTGTGTGCGGGTAAAATAAAGATTATGTGTTGCGACTATCCCAAATATTCGATTGTACTGCCGACTTTGGCCGTAGGGGGAACCGGCACAGCAAATATCGGAGGGAATATTATTCCTGAGGAAGTTGCATTTTATTCAAGGCCTTGGACTGATATGGAAATTATAGAGTCATCCCGCAAGGAATACTTCAAATGGTTCCCCCTTCTCCAGCAACTCTATACTTTCTCCAACCCAATCGTTATCAAGTCTGCTTTGGAAATACTTGGTTTGCCAGGTGGTCATTTGCGTAAACCGTACCAAGAGTATTCCGGGCATCATAGGGATGAGTTGGAACAGATGCTGGGTGAAATGGGTGTAATTGACAAATACGGTGTCAAACGCTACTAA
- a CDS encoding serine dehydratase subunit alpha family protein, whose protein sequence is MDQRVYAQCLAILTGELVPALGCTEPIAIAYASAKARQVLGVFPESIFVRCSGNIIKNVKGVTVPNSGGMKGVEASAVLGAVGGNPELQLETLSAVTDGDIYRAKKYLEKEICRVELLEKAENLQIIVEMHAGNASSLVEIVHSHTFISRIEKNGQVLVSQALSKDKGTVLDYSILNLDTIFNFVGAVRIEDVKAILDRQVTYNFAIAKEGLKNSYGAMVGASLLKHYGNDVSILARALPAAGSDARMNGCSMPVVINSGSGNQGMTVSLPIEVYASSLKVSDECKYRALVLSNLIAIYQKTNLGKLSAYCGAVSASAGSGAGIAYLHKASRKVIEATITNTLANVSGIVCDGAKASCAAKIASSVEAAQMAYFMVADGHVFLSGDGLVKDTTERTIQSIGRLGRDGMRETDLEIFRIMLER, encoded by the coding sequence ATGGATCAAAGGGTATATGCACAATGTCTTGCTATTCTTACCGGGGAGCTGGTTCCTGCCCTCGGCTGTACTGAACCGATTGCCATCGCCTATGCTTCAGCCAAAGCCCGCCAGGTCTTAGGGGTTTTCCCTGAGTCCATCTTTGTTCGCTGTAGCGGAAATATTATAAAAAATGTCAAAGGTGTAACCGTTCCTAATTCTGGTGGGATGAAGGGAGTTGAGGCAAGTGCCGTGCTTGGCGCTGTCGGGGGAAACCCCGAATTGCAACTCGAAACCCTTTCTGCGGTTACCGATGGGGATATTTACAGGGCCAAAAAGTATTTGGAAAAAGAAATATGCAGGGTTGAACTACTGGAAAAGGCCGAGAATCTACAGATCATTGTAGAAATGCATGCAGGCAATGCAAGTTCTCTTGTGGAGATTGTTCACTCCCATACTTTTATCAGTAGGATAGAAAAAAATGGGCAGGTCCTCGTATCTCAGGCCTTGTCAAAAGATAAGGGTACTGTTTTGGACTATAGCATCCTGAATCTCGATACCATATTTAATTTTGTAGGAGCTGTTCGAATAGAGGATGTAAAAGCCATCCTAGACCGACAAGTTACCTATAATTTTGCAATCGCCAAAGAAGGGTTGAAAAACTCTTACGGTGCTATGGTGGGGGCCTCGTTGCTGAAACACTATGGCAACGATGTTTCCATCCTTGCCAGGGCCCTTCCTGCAGCGGGAAGCGACGCACGGATGAATGGATGCAGCATGCCAGTAGTTATCAATAGTGGCAGCGGCAACCAGGGTATGACTGTGAGCCTGCCTATAGAGGTATATGCTTCCTCCCTGAAGGTCTCAGATGAGTGCAAATATCGTGCACTGGTATTGAGCAACCTGATTGCAATCTATCAAAAAACAAATCTAGGAAAACTGAGTGCCTATTGTGGGGCTGTCTCTGCTTCGGCAGGATCAGGGGCAGGCATTGCCTATCTTCATAAGGCTTCCCGCAAGGTTATTGAAGCAACAATTACCAATACCCTTGCAAATGTCTCAGGTATTGTCTGTGATGGGGCAAAGGCCTCCTGTGCTGCAAAGATTGCTTCATCGGTTGAGGCAGCCCAGATGGCATATTTTATGGTTGCCGATGGGCATGTCTTTCTTTCTGGGGATGGCTTGGTGAAGGATACTACCGAACGAACGATACAAAGCATCGGAAGGTTGGGCCGAGACGGCATGCGGGAAACCGATCTTGAGATTTTCCGTATTATGTTGGAACGATAA
- a CDS encoding Crp/Fnr family transcriptional regulator, protein MQHFLNSSFTIPAERNEQLESLLKIHCHVFPYPAKTKFLEYGDAMDGVYYVFQGRTKHYILAEDGAEKILYCLSSGWFFGETPLTLHEPTGLISETMEPSILWKIPYSVYDKLLDVNKLFRTAIMNCMSRKMLIMRHEIENQVFNPCKQRILQLLCSTVDNASLVEGKWYNLSSHYTQYEISTIIGSARVTTSKLINELCNEGFIRILNRKLQVSKIIYEEITDQMDLL, encoded by the coding sequence ATGCAACATTTCTTGAATTCAAGCTTCACCATTCCAGCCGAAAGGAATGAGCAATTGGAATCATTGCTCAAGATCCACTGCCATGTGTTCCCATATCCTGCAAAGACGAAATTTCTTGAATATGGAGATGCTATGGATGGAGTGTATTATGTCTTCCAGGGGAGGACCAAACATTACATCCTGGCTGAAGATGGAGCAGAGAAAATTCTTTATTGCCTAAGTTCCGGATGGTTTTTTGGAGAAACCCCGCTCACCCTGCATGAACCGACGGGCTTGATTTCTGAAACAATGGAGCCTTCAATACTTTGGAAAATACCCTATTCAGTATATGACAAGCTTTTGGATGTGAATAAACTTTTTCGGACAGCGATTATGAATTGTATGTCTAGGAAAATGCTTATAATGCGTCATGAAATTGAAAACCAGGTTTTCAATCCCTGTAAGCAAAGGATTCTTCAGTTGCTTTGTTCCACTGTTGACAATGCTTCCCTCGTAGAGGGGAAATGGTACAATCTTTCTTCTCATTATACGCAATATGAAATCAGTACCATCATTGGGAGTGCACGGGTCACTACCAGTAAACTCATCAATGAACTATGCAATGAAGGGTTCATCCGTATATTGAACCGCAAATTGCAGGTATCCAAGATAATCTATGAGGAAATTACCGATCAAATGGATCTTTTGTAA
- a CDS encoding M20 metallopeptidase family protein: protein MSHQLQSRVEAIVPGILALKRTIHEHPELGLQEYETCKLLETYVKDYVVYERMHRVGKTGLFIEIKGTKPGKGKTLIIRGDIDALPITEDANAPYCSKNQGVMHACGHDVHGSCIVGTARILSDLRDTFAGSVYVFVQPAEEILAGAKLFLDDPEIDFSKVDGAFALHCSPEFEAGKIGTKQGGILASSDTLEIVVTGKGGHGAHPNTVVDPIVVASAIVQNLQTIVSRETDPSDSVVVSLCSIHGGNAFNIVPSEVVLKGTVRTINPASRDAVEASVKRIVHAMAEAYKARATVNYVRGVPPMVNSSDWVDRVFRVGEKVLGKDQVVHLEAPSMGGEDFAFIIEKVGGVFIRLGARTPGGPYGSIHSSGFYCDDRAIPTALTMASSLALDFLGAE, encoded by the coding sequence ATGAGTCATCAGCTTCAATCGCGGGTAGAGGCCATTGTCCCTGGTATACTTGCATTAAAGCGGACTATCCATGAACATCCTGAGCTGGGCTTGCAGGAATACGAAACCTGCAAGCTCCTTGAGACCTATGTAAAAGACTATGTCGTCTATGAAAGGATGCATCGAGTAGGGAAAACCGGTCTTTTCATTGAGATCAAAGGGACGAAACCAGGGAAAGGCAAGACACTTATTATACGGGGGGATATTGATGCGCTTCCCATCACCGAGGATGCAAATGCCCCCTATTGTTCGAAAAACCAAGGAGTCATGCATGCCTGTGGGCATGACGTCCATGGTAGTTGTATTGTTGGAACAGCTAGGATCCTTAGTGATTTACGTGATACGTTCGCAGGTAGTGTGTATGTATTCGTACAACCTGCGGAGGAAATCCTAGCGGGTGCAAAACTTTTTCTCGATGATCCCGAAATTGATTTCTCCAAAGTCGATGGGGCTTTCGCCCTTCACTGTTCGCCAGAATTCGAGGCTGGGAAAATTGGGACGAAGCAAGGGGGAATCCTTGCCTCCAGTGATACCTTGGAAATTGTTGTGACCGGGAAAGGTGGCCATGGTGCTCATCCCAATACTGTTGTCGACCCGATTGTTGTAGCGAGTGCAATTGTACAGAACCTGCAAACGATAGTATCGAGGGAAACCGACCCCTCTGACAGCGTTGTAGTCTCCCTTTGTTCCATCCATGGGGGTAATGCTTTCAACATTGTTCCTTCTGAGGTTGTACTGAAAGGAACAGTAAGGACTATCAACCCGGCTAGCAGGGATGCTGTGGAGGCCTCGGTTAAACGGATAGTCCATGCTATGGCCGAAGCGTATAAGGCAAGGGCGACCGTCAACTATGTCCGGGGAGTTCCCCCGATGGTAAATTCCTCTGATTGGGTTGACCGTGTTTTCCGTGTCGGGGAGAAGGTATTGGGAAAGGATCAGGTTGTTCACTTGGAGGCTCCTTCCATGGGTGGTGAAGATTTTGCTTTTATCATCGAAAAGGTCGGAGGGGTTTTTATTCGCCTGGGTGCCAGAACACCTGGAGGCCCCTACGGATCCATTCACTCCTCTGGTTTCTATTGCGATGACCGTGCTATTCCTACAGCTCTGACAATGGCCAGTAGCCTTGCCTTGGATTTTCTTGGAGCTGAGTAA
- a CDS encoding YfcC family protein, protein MAIGNKTKREFPNVYVILFVICVFAALLTWIIPAGAFDRVVKNGVSSVVPGSFHFIEQHQQGFWAIFMAIVAGFKAQASLIIMVLFVGAAVYYLQETKALDAAFRQLANSVKGHEEIAIFFIMLVMSIGGATGVFGNVTLVLIPIGVALSAAMGFDPTLGFAMIFFGSFSGFNVGWANFATIGIAQTVAEIPLFSGIGVRLLLNVCNFLLSYFFVWAYFKKIRKDPKNSLNYREGMELSEYMGNGNGNANIEGAKLSKPQTFALLVSAFGILCVVVGALKFSWKADQISATFLIVILVIGLLFKASLNDIVSMFLKGCQSVIPAAFIIGFANAISLLMKNGQILDTIVYYLSIPINLFGPVLGANFMVLANVFINFFISSGSGQATAVMPIMVPIADLTGITRQVAVQAFQFGDGFTNCILPTVGSLMGGLGFAKLEYGKYLKWVWPLILIQILLSLVAITILQSVGWTGVAL, encoded by the coding sequence ATGGCTATCGGTAACAAAACGAAACGTGAATTTCCCAATGTGTATGTAATTCTCTTCGTGATTTGTGTTTTTGCTGCATTGCTAACATGGATCATCCCTGCAGGAGCTTTCGATCGTGTCGTAAAGAATGGAGTCAGTAGTGTTGTCCCTGGGTCTTTCCATTTTATTGAACAACATCAACAAGGGTTCTGGGCCATTTTTATGGCAATCGTAGCCGGATTCAAAGCACAGGCAAGTCTCATTATTATGGTTCTGTTTGTTGGAGCTGCAGTATACTATCTTCAGGAAACAAAAGCGCTTGATGCGGCTTTCAGGCAATTGGCAAATTCTGTAAAAGGCCATGAAGAAATTGCAATTTTCTTTATTATGCTGGTAATGTCGATTGGCGGGGCAACCGGAGTATTTGGAAATGTAACACTCGTCCTGATCCCTATCGGAGTGGCCTTGTCTGCAGCTATGGGATTCGATCCAACCTTGGGCTTTGCAATGATTTTCTTTGGTTCTTTCTCCGGTTTCAATGTAGGATGGGCAAATTTTGCAACAATAGGTATTGCCCAGACAGTTGCTGAGATTCCCTTGTTCTCTGGTATTGGAGTCCGTTTACTGCTGAATGTATGCAATTTTTTGCTCAGCTACTTTTTTGTCTGGGCCTATTTCAAGAAAATCAGAAAGGATCCAAAGAATAGCCTGAACTACCGTGAAGGGATGGAACTTTCCGAGTATATGGGAAATGGGAATGGTAATGCCAACATTGAAGGTGCCAAACTGTCCAAGCCACAGACTTTCGCGCTGTTGGTTTCGGCATTTGGTATACTTTGCGTTGTCGTAGGTGCCCTGAAATTCTCTTGGAAAGCTGATCAGATTTCTGCAACCTTCCTCATAGTCATTTTGGTTATTGGTCTTTTATTCAAGGCCTCTCTCAATGACATCGTCTCAATGTTTCTCAAGGGATGTCAATCTGTTATCCCTGCTGCGTTTATTATAGGCTTTGCAAATGCAATTTCCCTTTTGATGAAAAATGGCCAAATCCTTGATACCATAGTATATTATCTTTCTATCCCTATTAACCTGTTCGGACCGGTCCTCGGGGCAAATTTTATGGTCTTGGCTAATGTATTCATTAACTTTTTCATATCTTCAGGTTCGGGACAGGCTACAGCAGTCATGCCGATAATGGTCCCCATTGCGGATTTGACAGGCATTACTCGTCAGGTTGCTGTCCAAGCTTTTCAATTTGGTGATGGTTTTACCAATTGTATTTTGCCTACCGTTGGATCTTTGATGGGGGGCTTAGGTTTTGCAAAACTTGAGTACGGTAAATACCTCAAGTGGGTATGGCCTTTGATTCTCATCCAGATTTTACTGTCGTTGGTTGCAATCACTATTTTGCAGAGTGTGGGTTGGACCGGGGTAGCCCTATGA
- a CDS encoding acetolactate synthase large subunit, whose product MNVAQLLVKCLEKEGVQFIFGIPGEEVLDIMDALQESPIRFITVRHEQGAAFMADVYGRLTGQAGVCLSTLGPGATNLVTGVTDANSDGAPLVAITGQVSTDKLHLTAHQYLDLNRMFAPITKRTKEVLNPETEEEIVRLAFKYAENEMPGATHITIPVDIAKKEVSEEDVPLSRVPISLRESADRTTILEAFDLIKKSKRPILLVGNGAVRASAAAALTRFVQTVHIPVINTMMAKGILSCDNPYYCCTVGIPLKDYGNIILEQADTVIAVGYDIVEYDPRNWNARRNTTIVHIASMPADINKYYQTATQVVGYIPESLDELTYLLGRGDLKDSAWALKIKDAATEDEASFMEDTSFPMKPQKILMDVRKVMGEEDILISDVGAHKMWVAREYPCFRPNTCLISNGFASMGFALPGAIAAKLVYPKRKVLAVTGDGGLLMNIQELETAVRIHTPIVVLIFHDSSYGLIKWKQMAHFGRSCYVDFENPDFVLLAESFHAKGYRVTKAEELVPILQDAFKQEVPCLIDCLVDYDENLKLTAHLKDVYATYHVKELEGC is encoded by the coding sequence ATGAATGTAGCGCAATTGTTGGTCAAATGTTTGGAAAAGGAAGGCGTACAATTTATTTTTGGCATTCCTGGCGAAGAGGTCCTCGATATCATGGATGCCTTGCAGGAATCGCCTATTCGGTTTATCACTGTTCGTCATGAGCAGGGAGCTGCCTTTATGGCTGATGTATACGGCCGGCTGACAGGTCAGGCTGGGGTTTGTCTCTCGACTTTGGGTCCTGGGGCTACAAATCTGGTCACCGGGGTTACCGATGCAAATAGTGATGGGGCCCCGTTGGTGGCCATTACCGGACAGGTTTCGACGGATAAACTGCACCTAACCGCCCATCAATATCTCGATCTTAATCGTATGTTCGCCCCGATTACAAAAAGGACCAAGGAGGTCCTGAATCCGGAGACCGAAGAGGAAATCGTTCGTTTGGCTTTTAAATATGCAGAGAATGAGATGCCTGGGGCAACCCATATCACTATTCCAGTCGATATTGCAAAAAAAGAAGTAAGCGAGGAAGACGTTCCCCTTAGCCGTGTTCCTATTTCTTTGAGGGAGAGTGCCGATAGAACTACTATCTTGGAAGCCTTCGATCTTATAAAGAAATCCAAACGGCCAATCTTGCTTGTAGGGAATGGGGCTGTCAGGGCTTCTGCCGCAGCGGCGTTGACCCGGTTTGTGCAGACGGTCCATATCCCTGTCATCAATACGATGATGGCAAAAGGTATTCTTTCCTGTGATAATCCCTATTATTGTTGTACCGTGGGGATCCCGCTCAAAGACTATGGGAATATTATCCTTGAACAGGCCGATACGGTCATTGCCGTTGGCTATGATATCGTGGAATATGATCCCCGAAACTGGAATGCCAGACGCAATACGACGATTGTCCATATAGCCTCGATGCCTGCAGATATCAATAAATATTACCAGACGGCAACCCAGGTTGTCGGATATATTCCAGAGTCACTCGATGAGCTTACCTATCTGCTCGGCAGGGGAGACCTGAAAGATAGCGCATGGGCATTGAAAATCAAGGATGCCGCAACCGAGGATGAAGCAAGTTTTATGGAAGACACCTCGTTTCCGATGAAACCGCAGAAAATACTTATGGATGTCCGCAAGGTTATGGGCGAGGAGGATATCCTTATCTCTGACGTAGGGGCCCATAAGATGTGGGTTGCCCGGGAATATCCCTGTTTCCGCCCGAATACCTGCCTTATTTCCAATGGGTTTGCTTCAATGGGGTTTGCCCTGCCTGGGGCCATTGCTGCTAAACTGGTCTATCCCAAGCGGAAAGTGCTTGCAGTTACCGGCGATGGTGGACTTTTGATGAATATTCAGGAGCTGGAGACTGCAGTCCGCATTCATACTCCCATTGTCGTACTCATCTTCCACGATTCCAGCTATGGCTTGATCAAATGGAAACAGATGGCTCACTTCGGGCGTAGCTGTTATGTCGATTTCGAAAACCCTGATTTCGTCTTGCTTGCAGAAAGTTTCCATGCCAAGGGCTACCGGGTGACAAAGGCTGAGGAACTGGTCCCTATATTGCAGGATGCTTTCAAGCAGGAGGTTCCTTGTCTGATCGATTGCCTGGTGGATTATGATGAGAATCTCAAACTTACAGCTCATCTGAAGGATGTCTATGCAACCTACCATGTCAAAGAGCTGGAGGGATGTTGA
- a CDS encoding nitroreductase family protein → MEAINTRRSIRTYTDQEIESDKIEKLLRAGMQAPSSGNQQSWEFLVIQDKESLDILSLMSPYSRLAAKASLVIIPLNNDDRLKFAENWQQDLSAATENILLEAVALGLGTVWLGVAPNEEKIGYIANCFELPANLKPFALIAIGYPAKGSENKFVDRYDKTRVHYEKY, encoded by the coding sequence ATGGAAGCAATCAATACAAGAAGAAGTATAAGAACCTATACAGATCAAGAAATAGAAAGCGATAAAATCGAGAAACTACTGAGAGCCGGGATGCAGGCACCCTCGTCAGGAAACCAGCAAAGCTGGGAGTTTTTGGTCATCCAGGACAAAGAAAGCTTGGACATCCTCTCACTGATGAGTCCCTATTCAAGACTTGCAGCAAAGGCTTCCCTGGTTATCATTCCTTTAAACAACGATGACAGATTAAAATTTGCCGAGAACTGGCAGCAAGACCTGAGTGCAGCTACTGAGAACATCCTGTTGGAAGCTGTTGCATTAGGTTTGGGAACCGTATGGCTCGGAGTGGCCCCCAACGAAGAGAAAATTGGCTATATAGCCAATTGTTTCGAGCTCCCTGCCAATCTCAAACCCTTTGCCCTCATAGCCATCGGCTACCCGGCAAAAGGAAGCGAAAACAAGTTCGTAGACCGGTATGACAAGACAAGGGTACATTACGAGAAATATTGA